The Rhizoctonia solani chromosome 4, complete sequence genome contains a region encoding:
- a CDS encoding feruloyl esterase B, with product MYSIRNFWLVYIMLQQLNASLRRHFAAHKREPKLNRSKLYRTPRLGAKTYTRASAIHRANFNTYPAGTNFTLDKGSVPDLAEFCRFTAQYNTLSSSSLQFEVWMPMVENWNGRFAHVGNGVDSGSISYLYMGVPLTKYGFAVASTNADITELAWMELLP from the exons ATGTACTCTATACGGAATTTTTGGCTGGTCTACATCATGTTACAGCAGTTGAATGCAAGTCTACGCAGACATTTTGCTGCG CATAAACGCGAGCCTAAGCTCAACCGCTCCAAATTGTACCGCACTCCTAGACTTGGCGCCAAGACTTATACCCGGGCTTCGGCCATTCATCGCGCAAAC TTCAACACATACCCAGCTGGTACAAACTTTACTTTGGACAAAGGCTCCGTCCCGGACCTGGCGGAGTTTTGTCGATTCACCGCGCAGTACAATACCTTGTCTTCGTCCTCACTCCAGTTTGAAGTTTGGATGCCAATGGTTGAAAATTGGAATG GTCGCTTTGCGCAC GTCGGAAACGGCGTG GATTCGGGATCAATTTCTTATTTG TACATGGGCGTTCCGTTGACTAAATACGGATTTGCGGTTGCCAGTACAAACGCG GACATAACGG AACTAGCTTGGATGGAACTTTTGCCATGA
- a CDS encoding Fungal Zn(2)-Cys(6) binuclear cluster domain, with protein sequence MSIRSTTGCYACKSRRKKCDEAKPKCLRCTKTGGNCEYEYLAPTGRSTKKRTRPAPRPQSEQLKKLQKEKELHLATASKLHKNANAHTLSALFDQLFNPSLCAPLSPNITWDDIIQQYPAQPQKDTFSLDPLTGQALLLLPDPNLVPQGSMSGSNLTSGQAILFDALFSLGEIGSSSPTLSIPIVPPTHMIAHPSSCVDSDGTTYRNSSSETDELEEADIKFVRQLFCLSPIKLGRGVDSNLLAFALQSYAQWIPLTVFEPLTIVNKTKQALIDQLAYPTSRSRILLISQIMSSLSKSWVVEEHLKQMIGLLVEQISVTLTGYTAQNSQCLANEAERQRANSALDNTLEMLGILVYSSPLSATLSVLRLATPVFLAAFPPPHPPHLTSLLSDPRLNTRLFAGLDIVFSVATGNSTFGKYHVPRGLQLREELEKMQESYGLRWLCGMPDQYIMLVAYMDELKEDGNATEDMIQQIEDYITMRIAPPESKDPMLRIGRMVVQECWREAMHIISTWFALCGVPATDTRVKRSVRSFIGLLKNTNPHRNTDTFAAIPTVIRVSEHPTDELYAPGYYNCPTVLSPTQQEAIYSGWYKMSGRAQA encoded by the exons ATGTCTATTCGCTCTACTACTGGCTGCTACGCATGCAAATCAAG ACGCAAGAAATGCGACGAGGCGAAACCAAAGTGTCTCCG ATGTACAAAAACCGGGGGTAATTGCGAGTACGAGTACCTGGCGCCTACCGGGAGGAGCACCAAGAAGAGAACAAGACCTGCACCAAGACCCCAAAGCGAACAGCTGAAGAAACTGCAGAAAGAGAAAGAACTTCATTTAGCAACCGCTTCCAAGCTCCACAAAAATGCCAACGCACATACTCTTTCTGCGCTATTCGATCAGCTCTTCAATCCATCTCTCTGTGCACCGCTGTCACCAAACATCACCTGGGATGATATAATCCAGCAGTACCCAGCCCAACCACAGAAAGACACGTTCTCCCTAGATCCACTTACTGGCCAGGCCCTCCTGCTCTTGCCAGATCCGAACTTGGTTCCCCAAGGGTCCATGTCAGGAAGTAATTTAACATCTGGTCAAGCGATTTTATTTGATGCCTTATTCAGCCTCGGCGAGATTGGTTCCTCATCCCCGACATTGTCAATTCCTATTGTACCCCCGACGCACATGATAGCACATCCCTCCTCCTGCGTCGACTCGGATGGCACTACTT ACCGGAACTCCTCATCTGAAACAGACGAATTGGAAGAGGCCGATATTAAATTTGTCAGGCAGTTATTTTGTTTATCCCCGATAAAATTGGGTCGGGGTGTAGACAGTAATCTTCTGGCATTCGCTCTACAATCAT ATGCTCAATGGATTCCCCTTACCGTCTTTGAGCCACTTACGATAGTGAACAAAACAAAGCAAGCCTTAATTGATCAACTCGCCTATCCAACTTCTCGCTCACGGATACTACTGATTTCCCAAATAATGAGCTCGTTATCCAAATCGTGGGTAGTGGAAGAACATCTCAAACAAATGATTGGGCTGCTAGTTGAGCAAATATCGGTTACCCTAACGGGGTACACGGCTCAAAACAGTCAATGCCTTGCGAACGAAGCGGAAAGGCAGCGAGCAAACTCGGCGCTAGATAATACACTAGAG ATGCTAGGTATCCTAGTATATTCTTCTCCACTATCTGCGACCCTCAGCGTTCTCCGGCTCGCAACTCCAGTGTTTTTGGCGGCTTTCCCGCCGCCACATCCGCCCCATTTAACCAGTTTATTAAGCGATCCTAGATTAAACACTAGGCTTTTCGCTGGGCTTGATATTGTCTTCAGCGTTGCTACCGGAAACTCGACGTTTGGCAA GTACCATGTCCCGCGGGGCTTGCAGCTGCGTGAAGAGCTAGAGAAAATGCAAGAGAGCTATGGGCTGCGATGGTTATGCGGGATGCCGGACCAATATATCATGCTCGTCGCATATATGGATGAGCTAAAGGAGGATGGAAATGCCACAGAGGACATGATTCAACAAATTGAAGACTATATTACTATGAGGATTGCACCACCTGAGAGTAAAGATCCTATGCTGAGGATAGGAAGAATGGTTGTGCAAGAATGTTGGCGTGAAGCCATGCATATTATCTCTACATGGTTC GCGTTGTGTGGAGTCCCTGCTACCGACACACGAGTCAAACGATCTGTGCGATCGTTCATAGGATTATTGAAGAACACTAATCCTCACAGAAACACTGATACTTTTGCGGCAATTCCCACGGTCATT CGAGTATCAGAGCATCCCACCGACGAGTTATATGCTCCCGGATACTACAACTGCCCGACTGTGCTCAGCCCAACACAGCAGGAAGCGATTTATTCCGGATGGTACAAGATGTCTGGGCGCGCACAAGCTTAG
- a CDS encoding CHAT domain protein gives MGDINDLEKAIECHSRALALTPDGHPGLPHRHAALGVSYTDRYQRMGDIADLEKAIECHSRALALTPDGHPDLPRHHGNLGLSYGHRYQRMGDITDLEKATEHLSRALALTPDGHPDLPDRHGNLGVSYTDRYQRMGDIADLEKATEHSSRALALTPDGHTGLPRRHADLGGSYRDRYRLMGDTTDLEKAIECDSRALALTPDGHPDLPDRHGNLGLSYGDRYRRMGDITDLEKVIEHSSRALALTPDGHPGLPRRHADLGGSYRDRYQRMEDINDLEKAIECHSRALALTPDGHPYLPHCHAALGASYTDRFQRMWDITALEKAIECHSRALALTPDGHPDLPRRHTALGVSYRDRYRLRWDINDLEKAIECDSRALALTPDGHPDLSLRRYKMAISYHEQYQNTDDPSHLHACLTSFRQSSKLSSAAPRDVFDNALRWANLAFEHPYLNPLEALREAMDLLPHFIWLGATTAQRYHDLVLIENLAVRASATAIRSSKCATGLEWLEHGRCIVWNQSLVLRSPLDNLKASHPVLAAQLHAVSAQLHHANSGSPPLESVDDAPEHRHRLAKEYSHLLAQARSFPGFEDFLQPTKATGLMRAARHGPVVVINCHQNDCDALVIVPGQDHIGHVSLPNYTQYKAQNGWSEIEQLLCNKSLRERGFKPKGGRVREPDPDIGSVLADLWNGLVKPVLEHLGYLADHTTDPLPHITWCPTGALSFLPLHAAGDYDQPRSRVFDYVVSSYTPTLTALLASAPTVANRAPRVLAVGQMATSGYSQLPGTARELASIKTHTQDRAEYSQLTGSKATATAVLDAMEEHDWVHLACHAHQNVTDPTKSGFFLHGGRLDLAAINQRSFRNKGLAFLSACQTATGDEKLPDEAIHLASGMLMAGYRSVIATKWSVMDEDAPVVADAVYGQLMKDGDIGNGQAGRALHNAVAVLREKVGERNIARWASYIHIGS, from the exons ATGGGGGACATTAACGACCTGGAGAAAGCGATCGAATGCCACTCTCGTGCACTTgcgctcactcccgacggccacccTGGCCTGCCACACCGCCATGCTGCTCTAGGAGTGTCGTACACAGACCGATATCAACGgatgggggacattgcagaCCTGGAGAAAGCGATCGAATGTcactctcgtgcactcgcgctcactcccgacggccacccGGACCTGCCACGCCACCATGGCAATCTAGGATTGTCGTACGGACACCGATATCAACGGATGGGGGACATTACCGACCTGGAGAAAGCGACCGAACACTTGTCTCGTGCACTTgcgctcactcccgacggccacccTGACCTGCCAGACCGTCATGGCAATCTAGGAGTGTCGTACACAGACCGATATCAACGGATGGGAGACATTGCCGACCTGGAGAAAGCGACCGAACACTCGTCTCGTGCACTTgcgctcactcccgacggccacaCTGGCCTGCCACGCCGCCATGCTGATCTAGGAGGATCGTACAGAGACCGATATCGATTGATGGGGGACACTACTGACCTAGAGAAAGCGATCGAATGCGACTCTCGCGCACTTGCGCTCACTCCCGATGGCCATCCAGACCTGCCAGACCGCCATGGCAATCTAGGATTGTCGTACGGAGACCGATATCGACGGATGGGGGACATTACCGACCTGGAGAAAGTGATCGAACACTCGTCTCGTGCACTTgcgctcactcccgacggccacccTGGCCTGCCACGCCGCCATGCTGATCTAGGAGGATCGTACAGAGACCGATATCAACGGATGGAGGACATTAACGACCTGGAGAAAGCGATCGAATGCCACTCTCGTGCACTTgcgctcactcccgacggccacccTTACCTGCCACACTGCCATGCTGCTCTAGGAGCGTCGTACACAGACCGATTTCAACGGATGTGGGACATTACCGCCCTGGAGAAAGCGATCGAATGCCACTCTCGTGCACTTgcgctcactcccgacggccacccAGACCTGCCACGCCGCCATACTGCTCTAGGAGTGTCGTACAGAGACCGATATCGATTGAGGTGGGACATTAACGACCTAGAGAAAGCGATCGAATGCGACTCTCGTGCACTTgcgctcactcccgacggtcACCCAGACTTGTCTTTGCGACGATACAAAATGGCCATATCCTATCACGAACAATATCAGAACACAGACGATCCATCCCATCTTCATGCCTGCCTCACTTCCTTTCGCCAGTCCTCCAAGTTATCATCTGCGGCACCACGCGATGTATTTGACAATGCTCTTCGTTGGGCAAACCTCGCATTCGAGCATCCTTATCTCAATCCCCTCGAGGCTTTACGCGAGGCTATGGACCTTTTGCCTCATTTTATCTGGCTAGGCGCCACCACCGCTCAGCGCTATCACGATCTGGTTTTAATCGAGAATCTCGCCGTAAGAGCCAGTGCTACTGCTATCCGGTCCTCCAAGTGCGCCACGGGTCTTGAGTGGCTAGAACATGGGCGATGCATTGTTTGGAATCAGTCCCTCGTGCTTCGGTCTCCTCTCGACAACCTTAAAGCGTCTCACCCAGTACTCGCCGCTCAGCTTCATGCGGTCTCCGCGCAGCTCCATCATGCCAACTCTGGGTCTCCACCCCTCGAATCCGTCGATGATGCTCCCGAACATAGACATCGTTTAGCAAAGGAATATAGTCATTTGCTAGCCCAGGCACGCTCATTTCCTGGGTTCGAAGACTTTCTGCAACCCACAAAAGCTACCGGCCTGATGCGGGCGGCTCGACACGGACCTGTGGTTGTGATCAATTGTCACCAGAACGACTGCGATGCGCTAGTGATTGTGCCCGGACAAGATCACATCGGGCACGTCTCTCTTCCTAATTACACGCAATATAAAGCACAGAATGGCTGGTCAGAGATAGAACAACTGCTGTGCAACAAGTCACTTCGAGAGCGTGGGTTCAAGCCCAAGGGTGGCCGGGTACGAGAGCCCGACCCAGACATCGGGTCCGTACTTGCAGATCTCTGGAACGGCCTAGTGAAGCCAGTGCTTGAACACCTGGGATATCTG GCCGACCATACCACCGACCCACTCCCACATATCACATGGTGCCCTACCGGCGCACTCTCCTTCTTGCCGCTACACGCAGCCGGCGACTATGACCAGCCCCGATCAAGAGTGTTCGATTACGTTGTATCGTCCTATACCCCGACGCTTACTGCTCTGCTCGCCTCTGCGCCAACCGTGGCGAATCGAGCTCCTCGTGTGCTTGCTGTTGGACAAATGGCTACGTCTGGCTACAGCCAGCTACCAGGCACAGCCAGGGAACTCGCATCTATCAAGACTCATACGCAGGATCGGGCCGAGTACTCGCAGCTCACCGGCAGCAAAGCGACCGCGACGGCTGTACTTGACGCGATGGAGGAGCATGACTGGGTACACCTTGCTTGCCATGCTCATCAGAACGTGACCGACCCGACCAAGAGCGGGTTCTTCCTGCATGGCGGGAGGTTGGACCTTGCTGCGATCAACCAACGATCTTTTAGGAACAAGGGACTGGCGTTCCTATCGGCCTGCCAAACGGCGACAGGGGACGAGAAACTACCGGACGAAGCGATCCACCTTGCGTCGGGGATGCTGATGGCGGGATATCGGAGTGTGATCGCGACGAAGTGGTCTGTGATGGACGAAGACGCACCGGTGGTGGCGGATGCGGTGTACGGGCAGCTAATGAAGGATGGGGATATAGGAAATGGACAGGCAGGGAGGGCGTTGCACAATGCTGTGGCAGTACTGCGAGAGAAGGTGGGAGAGAGAAACATTGCGCGATGGGCGTCATATATCCATATAGGGTCGTAG
- a CDS encoding lysophospholipase nte1, producing the protein MLANAPILRALTYGGIGYDDLCKQGEFHHHRFLRFGNLDDIEKAIECGNRSLDLITEEHPGMAYRLNCLGNYYYHRHRRLGHLDDLKKSFEYRVRATRLTLENDPNLPTVLSNLGISYRQQYQQVGDVADLEKAIEHFSRALALTPDGHPDLPRRHAALGVLYTDRYQRMGDITDLEKAIECDSRALALTPDGHPDLPGRHGNLGVSYADRYRRMGDINDLEKAIECHSRALALTPDGHPDLPDPHGNLGVSYRDRYQRMGDINDLEKATEHSSRALALTPDGHPGLPRRHAALGASYTDRYQRMGVITDLGKRSNVTLVHLRSLPTATQTCHTAMAI; encoded by the coding sequence ATGCTAGCCAATGCACCCATTCTCCGTGCACTGACATATGGTGGCATAGGCTACGATGATTTGTGCAAGCAGGGAGAGTTCCACCATCATCGGTTCCTTCGCTTCGGCAACTTGGACGACATTGAAAAAGCGATCGAGTGCGGAAACCGCTCGCTCGATCTGATCACTGAAGAACACCCAGGGATGGCATATCGATTAAATTGTCTAGGAAACTACTACTATCATCGGCATCGGCGTCTCGGACATCTGGACGACTTGAAGAAATCGTTTGAATACCGCGTCCGCGCAACAAGATTGACTCTCGAGAACGATCCGAACTTACCAACTGTGCTGAGTAATCTAGGGATTTCATACCGTCAGCAATATCAACAGGTGGGAGACGTGGCTGACCTGGAGAAAGCGATCGAACACTTTTCTCGTGCACTTGCgctcactcctgacggccaccCTGACCTGCCACGCCGCCATGCTGCTCTAGGAGTGTTGTACACAGACCGATATCAACGGATGGGGGACATTACTGACCTGGAGAAAGCGATCGAATGCGACTCTCGCGCACTTgcgctcactcccgacggccacccAGACCTACCAGGCCGCCATGGCAATCTAGGAGTGTCGTACGCAGACCGATATCGACGGATGGGGGACATTAACGACCTGGAGAAAGCGATCGAATGCCACTCTCGTGCACTTgcgctcactcccgacggccacccTGACCTGCCAGACCCTCATGGCAATCTAGGAGTGTCGTACAGAGACCGATATCAACGGATGGGAGACATTAACGACCTGGAGAAAGCGACCGAACACTCGTCTCGTGCACTTgcgctcactcccgacggccacccTGGCCTGCCACGCCGCCATGCTGCTCTAGGAGCGTCGTACACAGACCGATATCAACGGATGGGGGTCATTACTGACCTGGGAAAGCGATCGAATGTCACTCTCGTGCACTTgcgctcactcccgacggccacccAGACCTGCCACACCGCCATGGCAATCTAG
- a CDS encoding Zinc-binding dehydrogenase: MSSTPIIAQAWRYPVNLEAWNGHKSLELRDVEITLPKRDEVLVRLHAAALNYRVLYRGIYSNGPDGQGHVPLSDGAGEVVAVGEGVTQWKKGDRVHSLFFETWCEGPNKAEHMSFSVGGSTTGCLTQYRIFDAKTLLPIPSHLSYEEAATIPCAALTAWHSFFEKQPITKDSTVLVLGSGGVSVFGAQLAKATGARVIATTSSTEKEDKYKSLGVDDVINYREIPQWWEKVRELTGGQGVEQVLEVGGQGTLVQSLKSVARQGIVHVIGALAQGEPTGETVQDVASALLFGQATMSGTFVGSKVMCERLDAFIAEHKIKPVVDRVFGWAEVHNAFDYQLKGSHFGKIIIKID; this comes from the exons ATGTCTTCCACTCCAATCATAGCTCAGGCATGGCGTTACCCTGTCAATTTAGAGGCTTGGAACGGTCACAAAAGCCTTGAGCTCCGCGATGTCGAAATCACCCTACCCAAGCGGGACGAGGTTTTAGTGAGGCTACACGCGGCGGCTCTCAACTACAG GGTAT TGTATCGGGGAATCTATTCCAATGGCCCTGATGGTCAAGGTCACGTCCCTTTGAGTGACGGGGCCGGAGAAGTAGTAGCTGTTGGAGAAGGCGTCACACAATGGAAGAAGGGTGACCGAGTTCACTCGTTATTTTTCGAGACATGGTGCGAAGGACCTAACAAG GCAGAACATATGTCATTTTCTGTAGGCGGAAGCACAACGGGGTGTCTCACACAATATAG GATCTTCGATGCTAAAACCCTCCTCCCCATTCCCTCTCATCTTTCTTACGAAGAAGCCGCCACTATTCCTTGTGCAGCACTGACTGCATGGCATTCATTCTTCGAAAAGCAACCTATAACAAAAGATTCAACCGTGCTGGTCCTTGGTAGCGGGGGAGTTTCCGTTTTCGGAGCCCAATTGGCCAAGGCCACAGGCGCACGAGTTATCGCTACTACATCAAGTACAGAAAAGGAGGATAAGTACAAATCACTCGGAGTCGACGATGTTATCAATTACCGAGAGATACCCCAATGGTGGGAGAAAGTGAGGGAATTGACTGGAGGGCAAGGTGTCGAGCAAGTCCTTGAAGTTG GTGGACAAGGCACTCTGGTTCAGTCTCTTAAGTCTGTCGCACGTCAGGGAATTGTACATGTGATCGGCGCTCTCGCGCAGGGCGAACCTACCGGAGAGACAGTCCAGGATGTGGCCTCGGCGTTGTTATTCGGGCAGGCCACA ATGTCCGGAACGTTCGTTGGCAGCAAGGTGATGTGTGAAAGACTAGACGCTTTCATAGCCGAGCACAAGATTAAGCCAGTTGTTGACCGAGTGTTCGGCTGGGCTGAAGTGCACAATGCATTCGACTATCAACTCAAAGGCTCGCACTTTGGAAAaataataatcaaaattgattga
- a CDS encoding Fungal Zn(2)-Cys(6) binuclear cluster domain — MSLRSTTGCSTCKTKRKKCDETKPKCLKCVQKGLNCEYQYVEPTGRGTRIRTKPAPRPPSEQAKLLAKQQASLKEASELVNVAEGLETPAELFEPSLAPPLRLRYPPIRTGARSFILSPPMAPQYSPLPRILTSGQASLFDALFSLDKDGSAWRVDDRSNSALLTSSNEHMSDQSRPTVHPPLDLVPDTDTSEYEDDEDDRGPGEAFCQSPIVLDRTVDSNLLVFVLHSYAQLMPLVIFDPLKPAPGPNILWSADFWDLKFPAPGCY; from the exons ATGTCCCTTCGATCCACCACTGGGTGTTCCACGTGTAAAACCAA ACGCAAGAAATGTGATGAGACGAAGCCAAAGTGTTTGAA ATGCGTCCAAAAGGGACTGAACTGCGAATATCAATATGTTGAACCGACAGGTCGTGGTACCAGAATACGGACGAAGCCAGCACCCAGGCCGCCAAGCGAACAAGCAAAGTTACTTGCTAAACAGCAAGCGAGCCTGAAAGAGGCTTCGGAGCTCGTCAATGTTGCAGAGGGTCTGGAAACACCTGCTGAGCTATTCGAGCCCTCTCTAGCGCCCCCGTTGAGGCTACGGTACCCCCCGATACGGACTGGAGCGCGCTCTT TTATTCTTTCTCCGCCTATGGCCCCTCAGTACTCACCATTGCCAAGGATTTTAACGTCAGGTCAAGCAAGCTTATTCGACGCCTTGTTCAGCCTGGACAAGGACGGCTCTGCTTGGCGAGTGGATGATCGGTCAAACTCGGCGCTGTTAACCAGTTCAAATGAACACATGTCAGACCAGTCCAGGCCTACTGTGCACCCTCCACTTGACTTGGTTCCTGACACAGATACAAGCGAATATGAAGACGACGAGGACGACCGAGGGCCTGGGGAGGCTTTTTGTCAAAGCCCAATAGTATTAGATCGTACGGTGGATAGCAATCTACTAGTATTTGTTTTACATTCTT ATGCCCAATTGATGCCATTGGTGATATTTGACCCACTCAAGCCGGCTCCAGGACCAAACATACTGTGGTCGGCCGATTTTTGGGATCTGAAATTTCCCGCTCCCGGGTGCTATTAA
- a CDS encoding Fungal specific transcription factor domain: MADLLLTIRDDIVLGHFAVCDVVTSVVTGRPLLCRYHVPWSLELCNEFTKDENLGLRWLFGIPDQFVMLLHTWTVWKDAQASGTTVDLDIIQRIEEDIGNIDILPCRTSDSSLAIGRMVVQECWRQVLLEANALDHRVKKAQKGFMKLLKATKPRRNPDVFTIMPMIIAGAVTTKSTHRRQIIISRFLSMPEFANPGVAGNDLLRMLEDIWARTNMEGRPARWEDLREACQRVIGI, from the exons ATGGCGGACCTTTTGCTTACAATTAGAGATGACATCGTTCTGGGGCATTTCGCGGTATGCGACGTTGTTACCAGTGTTGTGACCGGTAGGCCATTGCTATGCAG ATACCATGTTCCTTGGTCCCTCGAGTTGTGTAATGAATTTACAAAGGACGAAAACTTGGGACTGCGATGGCTATTCGGCATTCCGGATCAGTTCGTTATGCTATTGCATACATGGACGGTCTGGAAGGACGCCCAGGCATCAGGGACCACGGTCGACCTGGATATAATTCAACGGATAGAAGAAGACATCGGTAATATAGACATTCTGCCGTGCAGAACCAGTGATTCGTCGTTGGCAATCGGGAGAATGGTTGTGCAAGAGTGTTGGCGCCAG GTACTATTGGAAGCGAATGCGCTCGATCATCGAGTTAAGAAAGCTCAGAAAGGGTTTATGAAACTTTTGAAAGCGACTAAGCCCAGACGCAATCCAGACGTGTTTACAATCATGCCAATGATCATC GCGGGTGCAGTTACGACAAAGTCCACTCACCGACGACAGATTATCATATCGCGTTTTCTCTCCATGCCAGAATTCGCCAACCCCGGTGTTGCCGGAAATGACTTGCTTCGCATGCTGGAAGATATTTGGGCGCGAACGAATATGGAAGGCAGGCCAGCCAGATGGGAAGACTTGCGAGAGGCATGCCAACGTGTCATAGGCATTTAG
- a CDS encoding Fungal Zn(2)-Cys(6) binuclear cluster domain: MHLLNKRNRWYPYKFCSVPLRLTLDLLQTALPVFLAACPSARPPHMLDILLKGGLNLSHFVAADVAICVTTGRPLLCRYHVPWSLDLCNEFMEKVENQGSQWLFGIPDQFILLIGYIDGLVKNATAAGITVDSGLLAQIEDDVRRIQVSPCESNDPSLVARMAVQQCWREAVIVYLMALGGAHALDPRVGPRRDS, encoded by the exons ATGCATTTACTAAACAAGCGAAACAGGTGGTATCCCTACAAGTTTTGTTCGGTACCGCTTCGCCTTACACTGGATCTCCTCCAAACTGCCCTCCCCGTATTCCTGGCAGCATGCCCTTCAGCTCGCCCTCCCCACATGCTGGACATTTTATTAAAAGGGGGACTTAACCTGAGTCATTTTGTGGCGGCGGATGTGGCGATCTGCGTTACGACTGGTAGACCACTTTTGTGTAG GTACCATGTTCCTTGGTCACTCGATCTCTGTAACGAGTTTATGGAGAAAGTCGAGAATCAAGGGTCGCAATGGCTCTTTGGGATTCCAGATCAGTTTATCCTACTGATTGGTTACATCGATGGACTTGTCAAGAATGCCACAGCCGCAGGGATCACTGTAGATTCAGGGCTACTAGCGCAGATTGAGGATGATGTCAGAAGAATCCAAGTTTCACCCTGCGAGAGCAACGATCCGTCCTTGGTCGCAAGGATGGCCGTCCAACAGTGCTGGCGAGAGGCTGTAATTGTATATCTTATG GCACTGGGTGGGGCACATGCACTTGATCCTCGAGTAGGGCCCAGACGGGATTCATGA